A part of Leptolyngbya sp. CCY15150 genomic DNA contains:
- a CDS encoding 4Fe-4S single cluster domain-containing protein, with protein sequence MQGQHKHINLNPAIELLEIPPGYLNTMGYVEESEVNGPGCRAVIWVQGCLRECPGCYNPDSWSFEMNQLVSVEHLVERILANPKHEGVTFSGGEPFWQAPALAHLAQEVKAHGLNVMSFTGFTLERLQSEYGPAGAQDLIDQLDILIDGAYVESLAVHDPHSLVSSSNQRVHVFNPALQDRLNWASDQIEVHVLKDGSRIVTGYYGQLVDNELHAGD encoded by the coding sequence ATGCAAGGTCAACACAAGCATATCAACCTCAACCCAGCGATTGAGTTACTAGAAATTCCGCCGGGCTACCTCAACACTATGGGGTATGTGGAAGAATCTGAGGTGAATGGGCCAGGCTGTCGAGCAGTGATTTGGGTGCAAGGCTGCCTGAGAGAATGTCCAGGCTGCTACAACCCGGATTCCTGGTCGTTTGAAATGAACCAACTGGTGTCCGTCGAGCATCTTGTAGAACGGATCCTCGCCAATCCTAAGCATGAAGGCGTGACGTTTTCTGGCGGTGAACCGTTTTGGCAAGCGCCTGCCTTGGCCCATCTAGCCCAGGAAGTGAAAGCCCATGGGCTGAACGTCATGTCATTTACGGGGTTCACCCTAGAGCGGCTGCAGTCGGAGTATGGGCCAGCCGGGGCGCAAGACTTGATTGATCAATTAGACATATTGATCGATGGAGCCTATGTGGAATCCTTGGCCGTGCATGATCCCCACTCCCTGGTCTCCTCCAGCAACCAACGGGTTCATGTCTTCAATCCAGCCCTGCAAGACCGCCTCAACTGGGCCAGCGACCAAATCGAAGTTCATGTCCTCAAAGATGGCAGTCGCATTGTCACCGGCTACTATGGGCAACTGGTAGACAACGAGCTTCATGCAGGTGACTAG